CCCTGAGGTCTGACCCCAAACTGCTCACACAGCTGCTGCCTTGTTGGGGACCCAAGTCTTCACTAGGGTCCAAGCCAGGGTCTGGGGCTGGTTCAGCTTCATGGCGCCACCAGGGCCACGAGGGCAGCGGCACAGTCAGCCTCTGAGAGCAAGTCATGAACAGACGGCTTTTCCAGGCCTGGTAGGACGGAGTCTTGctggtttgttggtttttttttttttttttttttttttttttgagatggagtcttactctgtcgccaggctggagtgcagtggcacgatctcggctcactgcaacctccgcctcccgggttccctgccattctcctgcctcagcctcctgagtagctgggactacaggcgccaccaccacgcccggctaattttttttgtatttttagtacagacagggtttcaccgtgttaggaggccgagggaggtCACTGAGGGGGCTTTCCAAAAAGGGAGTGGCCAGTCCCCATGTGCCTGTCCTGTCTGAAAGACTGTGGCCACCAGGGAGGGGACAGGGCGGCTGGGAAGCTGGCAGGGGCCCCAGAGTTGGCAGATTGGAGAGGAAGAGGCAGCGATGTTTgcaatggtcttgaactcctgaccgcatgagccaccgcgtccggcctggtTCGTTTTTAAAAGTTGAGAACTTCAGCAGCAGAAGAGCAAGGAGGTGAATTTCAAATCGATGTATTTTGCTGAAATTCTGAGAGAAACACTGTGGTGTAGGGAACAGGGAGGAACTCGTGCATACACACAGGTGGATCTGCCCACTTTCCACCAGCGGTTTCATTACTGTGAGTTCAGGCAGAGTCCCGCTGCTGAGCAAAGCCTGGGCCCCCGCCAGGAAGCCCGCACACCACTGAGATCTCAGTGGGCTCTAGCCTCACCTGGATTCTGGGGGAACCACCCGGAGCACAGTGAATCGGGGCCGAGAAGAGGAGCAGGAGGGCTTGTGAAAGCCCCAGCAGAGACAGGCAGAGGCGGGCGGCCAGCCTGGGATATTGCTGAGGGCTGCGTTCAGAGGAGAAGGGGAGATTCTGTCTCCGAGGCCTCAGATTGTGCATTCTTCCGGGCCGTGCATTTCCAGCCCAGAACAGGCCCCAGCCGGCCCCTCCTGAGTTGGGCCACTGTTTCTGCAGGCCCAGCAGGCCCCTGGGGGCAGCCGGAGGTCACTCACTGGCTTCTCTGGCTCAGCATTCTTTCCTCATCTGCTGTGTACCCCACTCTCTTCTCTACCCCTTTGAACCATCTTTACCCTCATTCGTCAGGGAACATTTAACGAGTTGAATGTTCAACGTGTACTCACTCTATACGGAAATCATAATTCAATTTTGTAAACATTAGACTTTGACAAAACAAATGATGATTTTCTCAAGGAAAGCATTGAGACAGAATGTGAAATCGCTGCTCTCAGATCAGCACATGGGGGAGGCCAGCAGTCAGGAGGGGGCTCACCAAGTTTGTCTGCACTGACTCCCTCCGCGGCTGCCCTCTCCAGCTGGAAGAAGTTGTAATCGAACCTGCTCAGGTCCTCACTGCCCCGCTCCGAAGGAAATCCCATGTACAGGTAGGTGCTGTTGGATCCCAAAATCAGGCGGTCCTGGGGAGGAGACGGTGGGCTTAGGAGGGGTTTGAGACCAAGGAGGGTGAGGTGAACCTCCCCAGTAAGAAGGATCTGAGGAATGTCCTTCCTTCAGGAATCCCACAGACAGAGACCCAGACAGGAGGGCAGGTGGCCCCTGGCTCCTGCATTCACCTTCGTCGCACACATTGACGGCGTGACTCCCTTGGCCCTGGGGGTCTGTGGGGACCACCCAGAGCCAGGCCCTCCCTCCACGcgtttccaggctggtctgggcGAGTGCAGCCGTGGCTGCGGGGACACCAGGGACTAACTCAGACTGTAGGCTAGAGAAGGCCTCTTCCGAGGGGTGATGCTTAAGCTAAGCCCTCCTGGCTGGTAAGTCTTGGTGAGGCAGAGACAGCTGCTGAACAACCAAAAGAAGAGCAGTGTGGCAGGGacaggaggccgagggaggtcACTGAGGGGGAGGGCAGTGTGGCCAGGGacaggaggccgagggaggtcACTGAGGGGGAGAGCAGTGTGGCCAGGGacaggaggccgagggaggtcACTGAGGGGGAGGGCAGTGTGGCAGGGacaggaggccgagggaggtcACTGAGGGGGAGGGCAGTGTGGCCAGGGacaggaggccgagggaggtcACTGAGGGGGAGGGCAGTGTGGCCAGGGacaggaggccgagggaggtcACTTGAGGGGGAGGGCAGTGTGGCAGGGACAGGAGGCCGGGGGAGGTCACTGAGGGGGAGGGCAGTGTGGCAGGGacaggaggccgagggaggtcACTGAGGGGGCTTTCCAAAAGGGGAGTGGCCAGTCCCCATGTGCCTGTCCTGTCTGAAAGGCTGTGGCCACCAGGGAGGGGACAGGGCTGCTGGGAAGCTGGCAGGAGCCCCAGAGTTGGCAGATTGGAGAGGAAGAGGCAGCGACGTTTGCAAGATGCTGTTCAACCCCTCTCAGTGACAAGCtcttagaaaaatctaaaatggCACAAAATGTTAGAGCTGGAAGGGACCTTGGAGAACACCTCGTTCAGCCCTCTTTGTTTTCCAGGTGAGGTCAGAggagtgaagtgacttgcccaagaccacacagtgAGTCAGGAGCAGGCCTGTCCCTCCAGCAGCAGTGCCATGTCGTCCCCGGACCATGGTGGCAGAGGAGCCGGTGTGAACGCCCCATCCCGCCACGTCTGTGGTGTGGGCACCTCACATGACTGTCCCCTCCCAGCTCTTGGGGGGGACCTAGGACATTCTGTGGGCCTGCAGGAAAGTTTACCAAATGCTGCAGCTTTGTCCCGGTGGCGATGGGCACCCCGTTAACGGCAACCTTGCATTTTCTGTGTGGAGTGACCGTCACTTTACCGTTGGCATTTGTGAAGGAAGcgtgtttatctgaaattctaaGAAGAGAAGAGTCAGTCTAAGACGCCCAGCCAGTGGCAGCTTTCACGAGCAGGTAGGCTGGTCTTTCTCGTCTGCACAGGAGGGAAGATCTGCAGCTGTGGAGGACGGCAGGCGGCATCTCGGGGCCTCCTGTGTGCTGTGGCTCACGGTGCATGGGGAAGGCAGCAGATGCAGACGGACCCTGCCCTTGGGGAGCACCGGGAGCTGGGAGACAGCAGGCAAGCGCTTCGTTAACAGAACGAACACCAGCTGCAGGCCCAGCGCTGCGGGGAGCCGGCCAAGGCTGTACTGGAGTCCTCACGCTCCCAGGTCAGCGGGATGGGGTGGTGGGAAAATGGCAGCAAGCAAGCTTCAGAAGAGACGCTCAGCTCAGGAGGCGACTCTTAACGAGCCTCACCTACTCCAGGTACATTTCCATCTGTTTCTGCGTCCTCGCCGTATGCATTCAGACCTTATGTTATCAGATTTGGGGCTGGATGTCAGGGGTGTCAGGTTGGCgtcccccctccccgccccactCCCTGGCACCAGATGTCATCAGTATGTCCTGAACGACTGGCTCCCTGCCTTAGCATGTTCCATGTTCCTGCACTCCTTGGCCATCATGGAATGTTCTGGATGTGGAGACCATGTTCATCCAAACCCTTTTTTGCGTGGGGCCCAAGGATCCTGTGGGAAAGGTCTCAGCCTCCTCGCTGGAGTTCAGACATTCACGCACCTGTGCGTTAGACTAAGGACGTGTTCTGGAAAGGGACTTGAGAGGATCCCCAGAAAGGTGTCCCAAGAAGGAGGCTGGCAGTGCAGGATGAGGTGGGCCCACCGGCCCTGGGTCAGCACCCCCTCCCGCCACGAAGGCCCACGGGTTTCCCGACGGGGAGGGGTGATATGTCTGAAGGAGGTGACCCTCCAGCAGCGGCCTCCCAGGCAGGGCAGCCACAGAGCTGGGGACATGCGGGAGGCCCGTCATGGGGTTCCCAGGGCTCCTGCAGGGGCCTCGTGAGGGAGCCCTTGGGGTCACTCCGCAGTCTGGGCTTTCTGTAGTCCAGTGGGTGAGGGCTCCAAGCACCAGGAGAGATCCAAGGATGCGCTTATGTTTGGGCCACCCCTGGTGGGCGTGTACGTTCAACCCCTTCGTTTCCTGGCCGGCTCTACTTCCATCTGTTTGTGAAGAATTATTACACAGAACCTAGAAACCAGCTTTCGCTTCTCTCCCGGGGTGGAGCCCAGGAAGCAAACCAGCACTGCACCCTGGATTTCAGCCAGCGGACGAAAGCCCTGCCCTCAGCTTTCTCAGACCAGCCCTGCAGTGGGTGGCCCCGGGAGACCTGGGAAGTGGCCCTGCTGGTCCTGCAGACTGTGTGGCTTTGCACCTGTCTAGATGGAGAGGTCACAGTTCTCTCATGCTGGACGAGGACACTGATGCATGGAAACTCACCCCAAACCTTGAATCGTGATGGCATTTGAGGCAGCCCGACCAGCGTCACATGAACCTGAAAAGAACaggatataatttatttttaaaataaatcagacaCTTGCAGAATTTGACCCTAAGAAGTTAACATGTCTGATGTGTTGGACGTGACATTTTCTCCACAGCGGGATGGCACTGAAGGGATTTCTGCAATTGGGATTTTCAGTCATCATGGTACTTGgccatccttttctttctgccgtgtgtgtgtgtgtgtgtgtgtgtgtgtgtggagtgtgtgtgtggagtgtgtgtgtgtgtggagtgtgtgtgtggagtgtgtgtgtggagtgtgtgtgtgtggagtgtgtgtgtggtgtgtgtgtgtgtgtgtggagtgtgtgtgtggagtgtgtgtgtgtggagtgtgtgtgtggagtgtgtgtgtgtgtgtgtgtggagtgtgtatgTGGAGTgtggtgtggagtgtgtgtgtgtggtgtgtagtggatgggtgtggtgtggggagtggtgtgtggtgggtgtgtgtggagtggtgtgtgtggagtgtgtgtgtggagtgtgtgtggagtgtgtgtgtggtgtggagtgtgtgtgtggaatggtgtgtggagtgtgtgtgtggaatgtgtgtgtgtgtgtgtgtgtggagtgtgtgtggtggcgtgtgtgtgtgtgggtgtgtgttgtgtggcgtgtgtgtgtgtggagtgtgtgtgtgtggtgtgtgtgtgtggtgtgtgtgtgtgtgtgtgagtgtgtgtgtgtggagtgtgtgtgtgtggagtgtgtgtgtgtggaatgtgtgtgtgtgtggaatgtgtgtgtgtggcctgtgtgtgtgtgtgtgtgtggctgtggtgTGTGgcgtgtatgtgtggtgtgtgtgtgtgtggagtgtgtgtgtgtggatgtgtgtgtgtgtgtgggtgtgtgtgtggcgtgtgtgtgtggcgtgtgtggtgtggggtgtgtgtgtgtgtgtgtggagtgtgtgtctgtggcgtgtgtgtgtgtgtgtgtggcgtgtgtgtgtggcgtgtgtgtgtgtgtgtggcgtgtgtgtgtggcgtgtgtgtgtgtgtgtggtgtgtgtgtgtggcgtgtgtgtgtgtgtggtgtgtgtgtggcgtgtgtgtggtggcgtgtgggtgtgtgtggcgtgtgtgtgtgtgtgtggagtgtgtgtgtggcgtgtgtgtgtgtggagtgtgtgtgtggcgtgtgtgtgtgtggcgtgtgtgtgtgtggagtgtgtgtgtggtgtgggtgtgtgtgtggcgtgtgtgtgtgtgtgggtgtgtgtgtggcgtgtgtgtgtgtggcgttgtgtgtgggtgtgtgtgtgtggggtgtgtggtggtgtgtgtgtgtgtgtggcgtggtgtgtgggtgtgtgtgtgtgtggtgtgtgtgtgtggagtgtgtgtgtgtgtggagtgtgtgtgtgtggaatgtgtgtgggggcggggggaatgtgtgtgtgtggggaaatgtgtgtgtatggggggggaatgtgtgtgtgtaggggcaGTGGGGGGGAGTTCCTAACTGTTTAAAAGTTCCACCTCCTTCATGAGCATTCTGGAAGAAGAAACCGTTAGGTCTGAGCCTTAGGAGACCCACTGAATACTGGCCACAGGAGAGGTTCTGGTGTTTGAAGCTCCGTTTCTGTGTAGTGACTAACCCCAAGGAGTGCAGACACGTCACCCTCCACATCCCCACATCCCCATGGCCATCTTGCACGGAGCCCTTGCGGCCATCCTGGGGTGCACAGAGCCCTCGCGGCCATCCTGGGGGTGCACAGCCGGGGAGGGGAAGCCAGGGGCTCTTGAGGTTCTGAGCGCTGTGTTCCAACCTGTTCATTTAGGTCAGGAAGACAGCTTAAGGGCTGATGCCCTCCTTAGAAACcgctaaataaaaatgtaacaagaACCATGGCagaataatagataaataaaacgtGCTGTATACATCGAAGAGAATGTTTTTCAGCCTTCAACAAGAAGAAGGAAATTCTCAACACATGCTACATGGATGCACCTTGAGGACATTCTCCTGAGGGCATAAGGCAGTCAGAGAAAGATGAAAACGTCCTTATCTGAGGTCCCCCCATCTTCAAATCCACAGAGAGAGAAGGTGGGACACTGGCTTCCGGGGCTGGAGGGGGAGGGGTAATCTGAGGTCCCCATCGTCAAATGCACAGAGAGAAGGTGGGACACCGGCTCCCGGGGCTGGAGGGGGAGGGGTAATCTGAGGTCCCCCCATCTTCAAATCCACAGAGAGAGAAGGTGGGACACTGGCTCCCGGGGCTGGAGGGGGAGGGGTAATCTGAGGTCCCCATCTTCAAATCCACAGAGAGAGAAGGTGGGACACTGGCTTCCGGGGCTGGAGGGGGAGGGGTAATCTGAGGTCCCCATCGTCAAATGCACAGAGAGAAGGTGGGACACCGGCTCCCGGGGCTGGAGGGGGAGGGGTAATCTGAGGTCCCCATCGTCAAATGCACAGAGAGAAGGTGGGACAGCGGCTCCCGGGGCTGGAGGGGGAGGGGTAATCTGAGGTCCCCATCGTCAAATGCACAGAGAGAAGGTGGGACACCGGCTCCCTGGGCTGGAGGGGGAGGGGTTATCTGAGGTCCCCCATCGTCAAATGCACAGAGAGAAGGTGGGACAGCGGCTCCCGGGGCTGGAGGGGGAGGGACAGCTCGCATTTCATGGGTGCAGAGTTTCCATCTGGGAAGATGAAAATGTACtgcagatggatggtggtgacggtcacacaatatgaatgtacttaatgccactgaactgtactcttaaaatggttaaaatggtgaactttatgtgtattttaccaaaatgaaaaatatttaaaaaacaagaaagaaaagaaacatgccTGTGGGGCAAGAAGCATGAGCAGGGAGGGGACGGGGGGAGGGCGGGGGAGGGCGGGGTGGGGAGAAGGCAGgggggagggcagggggagggcATGGGGAAggcggggtgggggcaggggaagggcagggtgggggcagggggagggcaaggggagggcagggtggggagaaggcagggtgggggcagggggagggtggggtgggaagagggcagggcagggcggggGCAGGGGGCCGGCTGAGTACCAGCTTGAATGAAGTACTTGAGGACCCCGGTGAGCTGTGGGTCCTCGTTGACATTAAGAAGGTGAGGGAAGGTCATCATCTGCCGCTCCTGCAGGAGAGGTGGAGAGGGTGGGCATCACCAGTCCGCACCAGCCCGCCGGGGAGAGCAATACTTCTTTCCCGTGTCCATCCACCTTGTCAGCCCgcctggggagggaggaaagcTGAGAGGGGCTGGGGCAGTGCTGATGGCGGGGGGAGTCTCAGGCGGGCCAGCCGTCAGGAGTCTGAGTCCATCTGGACGGGACAGTTCCAAGGAGCCGTTCTCCCCGCTGCCCTCCCTAGCTGTCTGCGTCCCCCGCCTGGGCAGCCCCTCCCCAGGTCTCCATGCAGCctctcattctcccaaagtgctgctggcTGGTTGAGAATCAGATGTTGATGGCAAAAAGTGGGGTATGGCACAAACCCGCGCCTGGGAACCTGAACACCTGTCGTTCGTCCACACAAGGATTGATGGGTATGGTGGGGAGGGATTTAACAGTAAACAAAACGGGGATGATTATGCAGGCATGAGGAAGACTTTTACAGCTTGAAATCCTCTCTGACAAAGAGTAAAGAGAGCCAAAATCCTTCCAATTTTTACTGTATATGCAGAACCCCAAATCCCGTATTCCTCCATGTGACCCTACTTGACCCTTGATGCTGAGAGTCCCAGCCACCACTTACACAGAACGTGACTCAGCACGGCCCTAACCGTCTGGCTTCCTGATGCCACAGACCCCACCCTGCTCCACCCCCCAGGCCCTGAGGCCATGGTTAGGCAGCATGAGCTTCCTGAATCCCCAGCTCGAGTCCCCAAGTACTCCAGGTCTGACTCTCGACTTTGGGATTTTCCCAGGGCCTCGTGGCCACGGGGAGTAGGGTGGGTGGAAGCTGGGGTGGCGAGGGGAGGCCGAAATTCACATCATAGCCCATTTAGGGTGTGATATCAGCAAATGCCAGGATCGATACCCGGCCTCACGCCCCGCCAGGCGCCGAGGCCTCCCTGCTTCCCTCGCTTGCATGCCTGCTCTGCCAGTAGCATCATTACCAGTCACACCTCACACATTCACCGAAAAAGCCTCACCACAATTGGGCCTGGCCCCTGCCCTGGGCTCACTCAGCCTCCGCAGGTGACGGGAGTGAAGCTCACCTGGGCCTGCTCCAGCAGGTGTGCCCAGGTCACCTGATCAGCAGGAGTCCCCAGCTGCGGCTCTGCCTGGAGACAGGCTGACGGCTCTGGAAGGAGGGAGGCTTTTTAAGCAGGGGGTCTGCAGTGCCAAAGGGAGACGCGGGATAACCAGGGTGTCTCCGCTCATTTCTCAAAGCCCGGGATCCCAGCAGCAGCGGGAATGCACCACGCTTATGCGTGAAGACGAGATCTTTTGGTAAGTCCTACAAAGAGGACTAATTATCCTCCTAATTCGTAAGACATTAGGGCAAGAAGGTCCTTTAAGGGGGAGGCAAGAGTTCAGTGCTGTCTTATTTTTGTACTTGCTCAAGCTTGTGAGGGCCTTTCACGTGATTTCTCGCTACGGGGAACTCCCATGGGGTCGGGGAATTCGGGAAGAATCATAGGATTACACTGTTTTCCACGGAGTCCGTGTCTGGGCTTGAGAGCAGTGGGGGTTACGTGCTACGTGTAGGCCCACAGCTGGCATGTCAGGTTTTGATGGTACAGAGATTTGCGACAGGCAGAGCCAGGCCCAGGCCAgccacacacacgtgtgtgctgATTCTGATTTAGGGAGCGCTTTGTTGAGGTTGCAGCCTCAGCGAGTCGGGTCGTGTGCCTGGGAAGGGCCAGGTGGGGCTCAGGGCTGGCCCACCCTCTGGGCCAGACGTCCTTTGGGTAGCCTGGCATGACCAGTAGGGCAAGGGGTGCAGGAGGTCCTGCCACTACCCGAGGGCCCCCAGGAGGGAGGGAGCCCGTTCGATATTGCTGCTTTGATACCGGACGCTCGTGCCAATTTCACCCAGTAGTTTTACCTTTTTGTCCAtctcattttaaatcattaaTGAGCATAAAACGATATATGTCTTTATGCTGCCAAACTGCAATCGAAGGCCTTCACCTATCACGGGGGCTCTGGATAATTGCGCATGTTGGAATCACCTGGGACACTTTAGCGCTGACGGCTGCCCGGGTTCTGGTTTATGAGGTTGGGGGGATTTAGCGCTGACCACTGCCCGGGTTCTGGTTTATGAGGTTGGGGGGATTTAGCGCTGACCGCTGCCCGGGATACTGGTTTATGAAGTTGGGGGGATTTAGCGCTGACGGCTGCCCGGGTTCTGGTTTATGAGGTTGGGGGGATTTAGCACTGACTGCTGCCCGGGTTCTGGTTTATGAAGTTGGGGGGATTTAGCGCTGACCGCTGCCCGGGATTCCGGTTTATGAGGCTGGGGGGATTTAGCGCTGACCACTGCCCGGGTTCTGGTTTATGAGGTTGGGGGGATTTAGCGCTGACCGCTGCCCGGGTTCTGGTTTATGAGGCTGGGGGG
This Rhinopithecus roxellana isolate Shanxi Qingling chromosome 8, ASM756505v1, whole genome shotgun sequence DNA region includes the following protein-coding sequences:
- the LOC104681120 gene encoding LOW QUALITY PROTEIN: uncharacterized protein LOC104681120 (The sequence of the model RefSeq protein was modified relative to this genomic sequence to represent the inferred CDS: deleted 2 bases in 1 codon), with the protein product MGKAADADGPCPWGAPGAGRQQASASLTERTPAAGPALRGAGQGCTGVLTLPGQRDGVVGKWQQASFRRDSAQEATLNEPHLLQVHFHLFLRPRRMHSDLMLSDLGLDVRGVRLASPLPAPLPGTRCHQYVLNDWLPALACSMFLHSLAIMECSGCGDHVHPNPFLRGAQGSCGKGLSLLAGVQTFTHLCVRLRTCSGKGLERIPRKVSQEGGWQCRMRWAHRPWVSTPSRHEGPRVSRRGGVICLKEVTLQQRPPRQGSHRAGDMREARHGVPRAPAGAS